One region of Malania oleifera isolate guangnan ecotype guangnan chromosome 6, ASM2987363v1, whole genome shotgun sequence genomic DNA includes:
- the LOC131158858 gene encoding PHD finger protein ALFIN-LIKE 4-like isoform X2 has product MDGGAQYNPRTVEEVFRDFKGRRAGMIKALTIDVEEFYQQCDPEKENLCLYGFPNEQWEVNLPAEEVPPELPEPALGINFARDGMQEKDWLSLVAVHSDAWLLSVAFYFGARFGFDKADRKRLFNMINDLPTIFEVVTGTAKKQVKEKSSVSNHSSNKSKSNSKGRASEPQGRFSKGMQPKDEDEGLDEEEYEEHGDTLCGACGENYASDEFWICCDICERWFHGKCVKITPARAEHIKQYKCPSCSNKRARS; this is encoded by the exons ATGGACGGGGGAGCACAGTACAATCCTCGGACAGTGGAGGAGGTTTTCAGAGATTTCAAGGGCCGGAGAGCCGGCATGATCAAAGCCCTCACCATCG ATGTTGAAGAATTTTACCAGCAGTGCGATCCTG AGAAGGAGAATCTTTGTCTGTATGGGTTCCCTAATGAGCAGTGGGAAGTTAATTTACCTGCTGAGGAGGTGCCTCCAGAACTCCCTGAGCCTGCATTAGGCATTAATTTTGCTAGGGATGGAATGCAAGAAAAAGACTGGTTGTCTTTAGTAGCTGTCCACAGTGATGCATGGTTGCTCTCTGTGGCTTTCTATTTTGGTGCTAGATTTGGCTTTGATAAAGCCGACAG AAAACGTCTGTTCAACATGATAAACGACCTCCCAACAATATTTGAGGTTGTTACTGGGACTGCGAAGAAACAAGTAAAAGAGAAGTCATCAGTTTCAAACCATAGCAGCAACAAATCCAAGTCAAACTCAAAAGGG AGAGCGTCTGAACCTCAGGGCAGATTTTCAAAGGGGATGCAGCCAAAGGATGAGGATGAGGGATTGGATGAGGAAGAGTACGAGGAGCATGGGGATACGTTGTGTGGGGCATGTGGGGAGAACTATGCTTCTGACGAGTTCTGGATCTGCTGTGACATATGTGAAAGGTGGTTTCACGGCAAGTGTGTGAAGATAACCCCTGCCAGGGCTGAGCACATCAAGCAGTACAAGTGCCCGTCCTGCAGCAACAAGAGAGCTCGGTCTTGA
- the LOC131158858 gene encoding PHD finger protein ALFIN-LIKE 4-like isoform X1: MDGGAQYNPRTVEEVFRDFKGRRAGMIKALTIDVEEFYQQCDPEKENLCLYGFPNEQWEVNLPAEEVPPELPEPALGINFARDGMQEKDWLSLVAVHSDAWLLSVAFYFGARFGFDKADRKRLFNMINDLPTIFEVVTGTAKKQVKEKSSVSNHSSNKSKSNSKGQRASEPQGRFSKGMQPKDEDEGLDEEEYEEHGDTLCGACGENYASDEFWICCDICERWFHGKCVKITPARAEHIKQYKCPSCSNKRARS; encoded by the exons ATGGACGGGGGAGCACAGTACAATCCTCGGACAGTGGAGGAGGTTTTCAGAGATTTCAAGGGCCGGAGAGCCGGCATGATCAAAGCCCTCACCATCG ATGTTGAAGAATTTTACCAGCAGTGCGATCCTG AGAAGGAGAATCTTTGTCTGTATGGGTTCCCTAATGAGCAGTGGGAAGTTAATTTACCTGCTGAGGAGGTGCCTCCAGAACTCCCTGAGCCTGCATTAGGCATTAATTTTGCTAGGGATGGAATGCAAGAAAAAGACTGGTTGTCTTTAGTAGCTGTCCACAGTGATGCATGGTTGCTCTCTGTGGCTTTCTATTTTGGTGCTAGATTTGGCTTTGATAAAGCCGACAG AAAACGTCTGTTCAACATGATAAACGACCTCCCAACAATATTTGAGGTTGTTACTGGGACTGCGAAGAAACAAGTAAAAGAGAAGTCATCAGTTTCAAACCATAGCAGCAACAAATCCAAGTCAAACTCAAAAGGG CAGAGAGCGTCTGAACCTCAGGGCAGATTTTCAAAGGGGATGCAGCCAAAGGATGAGGATGAGGGATTGGATGAGGAAGAGTACGAGGAGCATGGGGATACGTTGTGTGGGGCATGTGGGGAGAACTATGCTTCTGACGAGTTCTGGATCTGCTGTGACATATGTGAAAGGTGGTTTCACGGCAAGTGTGTGAAGATAACCCCTGCCAGGGCTGAGCACATCAAGCAGTACAAGTGCCCGTCCTGCAGCAACAAGAGAGCTCGGTCTTGA